AACTCACCGCCGGGAGAGAACGGACGCAGCGTCGGGATGATGCCGCGGGCACAGAGATCCCCGACTGCGGCCTTCATCTCCTCGTCGGTCTCGCCGAGTCCGAAGATGAGATTCGTGAACACATGGTTTCTGCCAAACAGCCGCACCGCCTCATCCAGCTCGGCATTGATCCTATCACGATCCATGCCGGGACACATCTTTGCGAAAAGTTCTGGCGTCGCCGTCTCCAGATTAAACTTAACCTCGGCTGCCCCCGCCTCATGCAGACGGCGTGCCGTCCCGGCAACAGGATAGATCGAAACACCAATGGGGAGATCAAACACTCTGAGTGCTTTCACCACCGCAAGGGTTCTTGCCTCTTCCTCCTCAGGTGAACCTGCAACCCCGCTTGTCAGAGAGATTGCCTCAATATCTCCCGCATCCCGGACGAGGGAAACGATCTCTTCCACCGATTTGGTTGGTGCGGCGTTTGCCGGCACCGGACAGTATTTACAGTGGAAGATGCAGGACCCGCTGATAGTAATATATGCCTGTCCCGGGCAGTGACTTCCCGGCTTTTCGAGTTTTCCGAGAACCTCAATACAACCGTAGGTTAACATCACCGTTCCGCCGCCGATATGACGAATCGTAATCGGCGACTCATCTGCAACAGCGAGACGCACACGATGCCCTTCGTAACTGAAGAAGACCGACCCGCGTCCCCCTGCTCCGGGTCCCGCGGTTGAGGTTGATTCATACT
This DNA window, taken from Methanocorpusculum vombati, encodes the following:
- a CDS encoding radical SAM protein — translated: MWESLKAQLLEIGTVQLTGADAAEYESTSTAGPGAGGRGSVFFSYEGHRVRLAVADESPITIRHIGGGTVMLTYGCIEVLGKLEKPGSHCPGQAYITISGSCIFHCKYCPVPANAAPTKSVEEIVSLVRDAGDIEAISLTSGVAGSPEEEEARTLAVVKALRVFDLPIGVSIYPVAGTARRLHEAGAAEVKFNLETATPELFAKMCPGMDRDRINAELDEAVRLFGRNHVFTNLIFGLGETDEEMKAAVGDLCARGIIPTLRPFSPGGELKDLARPGFKRFMSLYKHHRSVLAANGLDTREAETMCIACTGCDMVPGRD